Proteins encoded together in one Penicillium digitatum chromosome 1, complete sequence window:
- a CDS encoding Cys/Met metabolism, pyridoxal phosphate-dependent enzyme — MDTTLSGRKRKSSASNLTNDSPVSRRTRQSLSAVPKDAGLNQQRKRVSVTPKKSRKSVRFSDPGPRLLHDEDVGSTGLTPAMRRTSFETESGDHTPSRKSRRRSAPTPRFQRSYDPEEPFDETCTERRIQFTPLRQILDTRTQRRIRRIGLSDEINNIEREKRQTRNMERTMQALLQERDSLRDELRAVRQSGMGFEDQVSVAESYWMTPNTPRFGEEISVVSDHNLDYTTPFSNGDGETFVFNDSAIIVSSSPDFRGARGHNPPVTDSLMLSDEPQTPTRTAQTKNPVNTEQSEIHSLTLNLEAARQEKNELFNACRSRISGFNDPTISNIFHQSSPPSDFFKNLIEILENALSRASDAAEALEGVAQQCSGLGFSGDGIDDVISDMRSHFRLARLELERALPGETANVSLENGKATLGALVQRVQSLAKDLGTERHYHHGSLGREKALQGQFDDLLHRYETAISKIDRLEDSIASSAGDTLQARIRIQDLEREVQEQAVGIDRLSTALDKYQYEMKNLENLVENLEKQNTAIKEDYSHQISKLKKEVAHERSRRCSAEATATKSGSRIRELEKTVEHNRIRACDLMAQVELLEKEYQRAVETLDQNTSELQTHEVETGTLNIRISDLTTSLHGAKCEMRRLQNVNAGLEEQLQLELEARNELLDKWAADQVRSFTHMKETIDSERRRAKVRAANWGLKSDDLMSDNTTLGIGSEPITPVSARYVDVEVGRGKDRQRLNSVEISAEISHVGSGIGCDLHLPASDLP, encoded by the coding sequence ATGGATACCACTCTGTCAGGAAGGAAACGGAAGAGCTCTGCCTCAAATCTAACAAACGATTCACCAGTCTCACGCCGGACTAGACAGAGCTTGTCAGCTGTGCCAAAAGATGCCGGCCTCAATCAACAGCGAAAGAGAGTATCTGTTACACCCAAGAAATCAAGAAAGAGTGTTCGGTTTTCCGACCCAGGTCCCCGGTTATTAcatgatgaagatgttgGATCAACCGGCTTGACTCCAGCGATGCGTCGAACATCATTTGAGACAGAGTCTGGAGACCACACACCTAGCCGCAAATCCCGACGCAGGTCTGCCCCAACACCACGCTTCCAACGGTCGTATGACCCGGAGGAACCGTTTGATGAAACATGCACCGAGCGGAGAATTCAATTTACTCCGCTGCGCCAAATTCTAGATACACGAACCCAGAGAAGAATTAGGCGAATCGGGTTGAGTGATGAAATCAATAACATTGAGCGTGAAAAACGGCAGACGCGCAACATGGAAAGGACCATGCAAGCTTTGCTTCAAGAGCGAGACTCCCTGAGAGATGAACTCAGAGCTGTGAGGCAAAGTGGAATGGGCTTTGAGGACCAAGTTTCAGTGGCTGAATCCTATTGGATGACACCAAATACACCCAGATTTGGCGAGGAAATTTCAGTGGTTTCTGATCACAATCTGGATTACACCACCCCATTTTCGAATGGTGATGGAGAGACTTTCGTGTTCAATGATAGTGCTATCATTGTCTCCAGCTCCCCTGATTTCCGTGGAGCTCGAGGTCATAATCCACCCGTCACTGATAGCTTGATGTTATCCGATGAACCTCAAACGCCCACTCGCACCGCTCAAACGAAGAATCCAGTCAACACAGAACAATCTGAGATCCATTCCCTGACTCTTAACCTGGAAGCTGCCAGACAAGAAAAGAACGAATTGTTCAATGCATGTCGATCACGAATCTCAGGGTTCAATGACCCTACGATCAGTAACATTTTCCACCAGTCTTCTCCACCATCGGATTTCTTCAAGAATCTTATAGAAATTTTGGAAAATGCTCTCTCTCGTGCTTCTGATGCTGCCGAGGCTCTTGAAGGAGTTGCACAACAATGCTCCGGTCTAGGTTTCTCCGGGGACGGTATTGACGATGTCATATCGGACATGCGGAGCCACTTCCGCTTAGCTCGTCTTGAGCTTGAGCGTGCACTGCCTGGTGAGACTGCCAACGTCAGCCTTGAGAACGGTAAGGCAACCTTGGGTGCGCTGGTACAGCGTGTTCAGTCACTTGCAAAAGATCTGGGGACGGAGCGCCACTACCATCACGGTTCTCTCGGGCGAGAAAAAGCTCTTCAAGGGCAGTTTGATGATTTATTGCATCGATATGAGACAGCTATAAGCAAAATCGACAGACTCGAGGATTCAATCGCATCTTCCGCGGGAGATACGCTCCAAGCAAGAATACGAATCCAAGACCTCGAGCGCGAAGTCCAAGAACAGGCTGTTGGGATTGACAGATTAAGCACGGCTCTCGACAAGTACCAATATGAGATGAAGAATCTCGAAAATCTCGTCGAAAATCTTGAAAAGCAGAACACAGCTATAAAGGAGGACTACAGCCACCAGATTTCTAAACTTAAGAAAGAAGTGGCCCATGAACGCTCAAGGCGCTGTTCGGCTGAGGCTACTGCTACCAAGTCTGGGTCTCGCATCCGAGAGTTGGAGAAAACCGTTGAGCACAACCGAATTCGGGCTTGCGACTTGATGGCTCAAGTGGAGCTTCTTGAGAAGGAATATCAAAGGGCCGTGGAGACCCTTGACCAAAACACCAGTGAACTTCAAACGCACGAAGTAGAGACTGGGACTCTCAATATTCGCATTTCAGACCTCACCACATCACTGCATGGCGCCAAATGTGAAATGCGGCGTCTTCAAAATGTCAATGCAGGCCTTGAAGAACAGCTTCAGCTAGAATTAGAAGCTCGAAATGAGCTTCTGGATAAGTGGGCAGCTGATCAGGTGCGATCGTTCACCCACATGAAGGAGACTATCGACTCGGAACGTCGCAGAGCCAAAGTTCGTGCGGCTAATTGGGGGTTAAAATCAGACGATCTCATGTCAGATAACACTACCTTGGGCATTGGGAGTGAACCCATTACTCCCGTTAGCGCTCGATATGTTGATGTCGAAGTCGGCCGTGGCAAAGACCGGCAGCGTCTGAATAGTGTCGAGATATCAGCCGAAATTTCGCATGTCGGCAGCGGTATCGGATGCGATCTACATCTTCCCGCATCAGATTTGCCTTGA
- a CDS encoding F-box domain, cyclin-like: MQIISLSTREQINDGPSDQPVDDGHMSPPAGQLSFLEKLPAEIIQDIASYLSASDLACLGATSWTLVDHASNDLLWAKLVNERLPAPIQNSGPFRSFRRLYLAYHPCWFIPQHKIWVADNENTGMLIIARYDNLRGVIEAYQVVAERGTPQFQIWISHPEVIIQSFEPSVYLGLDDDPVLFLNDPNPSSRTAPIQSIQSATDEKRMPIASNVQHIYKSLSLCSALSLRGPWVNPDVLWPPQIIPSKARTVRDLKDSPPQILNNLSELSESLFRVRNWVNPRFRLSPVSNEASLTCSTLDPVLYTPTPEKPYQGIWIGDYSAHGCEFLLVLQNDITAIAYGDENESQMMDTQDEVEHDNQENIEDVGQRGQLQAVKLTGDPNVPRGQFSFVAQEIGSKGLISVETEEPFVGARIVRCRGHVAGLGFRDDTYIDSQLILISPNHMAHYWEEMGHVSYYHRVDIDALLRTYVVHK; encoded by the exons ATGCAGATTATCAGCCTTTCTACCCGG GAACAAATAAATGATGGCCCCAGCGACCAGCCGGTTGATGACGGGCACATGTCTCCACCCGCAGGTCAATTGTCGTTCCTTGAGAAATTACCCGCTGAGATCATTCAAGATATTGCGTCTTATCTCTCAGCTTCGGATCTCGCCTGCCTCGGTGCCACTTCCTGGACTCTTGTCGATCATGCGTCGAATGACTTGCTATGGGCTAAGCTGGTAAACGAGAGACTACCTGCTCCAATCCAAAACTCAGGTCCCTTTAGGTCATTTCGCCGCCTCTATCTTGCATATCACCCTTGCTGGTTCATTCCTCAGCACAAGATCTGGGTCGCAGATAATGAAAATACGGGGATGCTGATCATAGCACGATATGATAACCTTCGGGGTGTGATTGAAGCATACCAGGTCGTCGCAGAACGTGGCACTCCTCAATTTCAAATATGGATATCACACCCAGAAGTTATTATCCAATCCTTTGAACCCAGTGTATATCTGGGGCTGGATGATGATCCCGTCTTGTTTCTCAACGATCCTAATCCATCCTCCCGGACAGCCCCAATACAATCTATTCAATCAGCGACAGATGAAAAACGCATGCCCATAGCTTCGAATGTCCAGCATATCTACAAATCACTGTCGCTTTGCTCTGCACTAAGCCTCCGAGGACCTTGGGTCAACCCAGATGTGCTTTGGCCGCCACAAATCATCCCGAGTAAGGCACGCACAGTTCGTGATTTGAAGGACTCACCACCGCAAATACTGAACAATTTATCGGAATTGTCGGAATCGCTATTCCGTGTCAGGAACTGGGTAAACCCAAGGTTTAGATTGTCGCCAGTATCAAATGAAGCGAGTCTAACTTGCTCAACTCTCGATCCTGTCCTTTACACTCCCACTCCTGAGAAACCCTATCAGGGAATTTGGATTGGAGACTACTCAGCCCATGGCTGTGAATtcttgcttgttctccagaACGACATCACGGCCATAGCATACGGCGATGAAAACGAGTCGCAGATGATGGACACGCAGGACGAGGTCGAACACGATAACCAAGAAAATATCGAGGATGTTGGACAGCGAGGTCAGTTGCAAGCTGTCAAGCTGACAGGTGACCCCAACGTTCCTCGTGGCCAGTTCTCGTTCGTTGCCCAAGAAATTGGCTCCAAAGGCTTGATCAGTGTCGAGACGGAAGAGCCTTTTGTCGGCGCCCGAATTGTACGTTGCCGCGGTCATGTAGCCGGACTTGGGTTCCGTGACG ATACCTACATTGACTCCCAACTGATCCTTATTTCTCCTAACCACATGGCTCATTACTGGGAGGAAATGGGCCACGTCTCCTATTACCACCGTGTGGACATTGATGCTCTGCTACGTACATATGTAGTTCATAAGTAG